The Enterobacter huaxiensis sequence AGGTACAAAAGATGAATCTTGGCTCACTTGTTTCAGAAACGCGCAACCCGCAGACGATGGATCTTGACGCGCTCTCCACGCTGGAGTTGGTTAACCGTTTTAATCAACAGGATACGCTGGTCGCGCAGGCAGTGAAAGAGACATTGCCTGAGGTTGCGAAGGCCGTCGATGCGGCAGCGGCCGCGCTGAAGGCCGGTGGACGCATTATTTATATGGGGGCCGGCACCAGCGGGCGCCTCGGGGTGCTTGATGCCTCAGAATGCCCACCGACCTTCGGCGTGCCGCACGGTCTGGTGGTGGGGTTAATAGCCGGGGGCCCAGGCGCGCTGCTGAAAGCGGTTGAGGGGGCGGAAGACAACAGGCAGCTCGGCGAAGATGATCTAAACGCCCTGAGCCTGACCGCGCAGGATCTGGTGGTCGGGCTGGCCGCATCCGGGCGCACGCCGTACGTGATTGGCGGCCTGGAATATGCCAACCGGACGGGCTGCACCACCGTGGCCATCTCCTGTAACCCCGGCTCGCCG is a genomic window containing:
- the murQ gene encoding N-acetylmuramic acid 6-phosphate etherase, coding for MNLGSLVSETRNPQTMDLDALSTLELVNRFNQQDTLVAQAVKETLPEVAKAVDAAAAALKAGGRIIYMGAGTSGRLGVLDASECPPTFGVPHGLVVGLIAGGPGALLKAVEGAEDNRQLGEDDLNALSLTAQDLVVGLAASGRTPYVIGGLEYANRTGCTTVAISCNPGSPIAQVADIAISPVVGPEALTGSTRLKSGTAQKLVLNMISTGAMVKFGKVYQNLMVDMQATNVKLVDRACRMVVEATGASREEAEAALKQTDHEVKPAILMILSGLDAAAARAKLDAHHGFLRAALEN